From the Halalkalicoccus sp. CGA53 genome, one window contains:
- a CDS encoding replication factor C small subunit, protein MSERETRPGRDEIWVEKYRPESLEEVIGHPEITDRLKSYVAREDLPNLMFSGPAGVGKTTSAVAIAREVYGEDWRENFLELNASDDRGIDVVRGRIKEFARSSFGGYRYRIIFLDEADSLTSDAQSALRRTMEQFSSNTRFILSCNYSSKIIDPIQSRCAVFRFSPIDDEAIAARIEEIAETEGIETTAEGIDALVYAAAGDMRRAVNALQAAAVMGEAVDEEAVFTITSTARPEEIEEMITRAVAGDFVAARATLSDLLSNKGLSGGDVIDQVHRSVWEFGLEERQAVRVLDRLGEADFRIAEGANETVQLEALLASLALENGDG, encoded by the coding sequence ATGAGCGAGCGCGAGACGCGGCCGGGCCGCGACGAGATCTGGGTCGAGAAGTACCGGCCGGAGAGCTTAGAGGAGGTGATCGGCCACCCGGAGATCACCGACCGTCTGAAGAGCTACGTCGCCCGGGAGGACCTGCCGAACCTCATGTTCTCTGGGCCGGCGGGCGTCGGAAAGACCACGAGCGCCGTCGCCATCGCTCGCGAGGTCTACGGCGAGGACTGGCGCGAGAACTTCCTCGAACTGAACGCCTCGGACGACCGCGGGATCGACGTCGTTCGGGGACGGATCAAGGAGTTCGCCCGCTCGAGCTTCGGGGGCTATCGGTACAGGATCATCTTCCTCGACGAGGCCGACTCGCTCACCTCCGACGCCCAGTCCGCGCTCAGGCGGACGATGGAGCAGTTCTCTTCTAACACGCGCTTCATCCTCTCGTGTAACTACTCCTCGAAGATCATCGATCCGATCCAGTCTCGCTGTGCGGTTTTTCGGTTCTCACCGATCGACGACGAAGCGATCGCCGCCAGGATCGAGGAGATCGCCGAGACGGAGGGGATCGAGACGACCGCCGAGGGGATCGACGCGTTGGTCTACGCCGCCGCCGGCGACATGCGCCGGGCGGTGAACGCGCTCCAGGCCGCCGCGGTGATGGGCGAGGCGGTCGACGAGGAGGCGGTGTTCACGATCACCTCGACCGCGCGGCCGGAGGAGATCGAGGAGATGATCACCCGCGCGGTCGCTGGTGATTTCGTCGCCGCGCGCGCGACGCTCTCCGATCTCCTCTCGAACAAGGGCCTCTCCGGCGGCGACGTGATCGACCAGGTGCATCGCTCGGTCTGGGAGTTCGGACTGGAGGAGCGTCAGGCCGTCCGCGTGCTGGATCGCCTCGGCGAGGCCGACTTCCGGATCGCCGAGGGCGCGAACGAGACGGTCCAGCTCGAGGCGCTGCTGGCGTCGCTCGCGCTCGAGAACGGCGACGGGTAG
- a CDS encoding DUF7513 family protein, with the protein MSFWRSYFKGWTFRTSRPSLVSGSEVDVFVSRYEGDGVGVALVGDTRLYVTGIEPEHVEKQVRVAVTEFDDEESVGRGEFREVVGRSSYTG; encoded by the coding sequence ATGAGCTTCTGGCGGAGCTACTTCAAAGGCTGGACGTTCCGTACGTCACGTCCCTCGCTCGTGTCCGGGAGCGAGGTGGACGTCTTCGTGAGCCGGTACGAGGGCGACGGCGTCGGCGTCGCCCTCGTCGGCGACACCCGACTCTACGTGACGGGTATCGAACCCGAACACGTCGAGAAACAGGTCCGCGTCGCGGTGACGGAGTTCGACGATGAGGAGTCGGTCGGCCGGGGCGAGTTCCGGGAGGTCGTCGGCCGGAGTTCGTACACGGGGTGA
- a CDS encoding DUF4336 domain-containing protein produces the protein MLDRRADRLWTYEEPLRFLGFEIGRIMTVIRLSSGGLFVQSPAKLTPDLESHLSDLGEVRFVAPASKLHGHLYMEEYRETFPGVALLAAPGLPARRPDLTFDALLGDTPDPRWSPDVDQVAVMGNRWLTEMAFFHRPSGTVILGDVGYHVGSESPLRTRLMARTMGVYGRVGPTLDFRLTIRNEATFRRSIRDVLAWEFDRVIPGHGEVIESGGKRAVIEGFDRLLSS, from the coding sequence ATGCTCGATCGGCGCGCGGATCGACTGTGGACGTACGAGGAGCCGCTTCGCTTCCTCGGGTTCGAGATCGGCCGTATCATGACCGTGATCCGGCTGTCGAGCGGCGGGCTGTTCGTCCAGTCGCCCGCGAAGCTGACCCCGGACCTCGAATCACACCTCTCGGACCTCGGCGAGGTGCGCTTCGTCGCCCCGGCGAGCAAGCTCCACGGCCACCTCTACATGGAGGAGTACCGGGAGACGTTCCCGGGGGTAGCGCTGCTCGCCGCGCCGGGGCTCCCCGCGCGCCGACCGGACCTCACGTTCGATGCGCTGCTGGGCGACACGCCGGACCCTCGCTGGAGTCCCGACGTCGACCAGGTCGCGGTGATGGGAAACCGCTGGCTCACGGAGATGGCGTTCTTCCACCGCCCGAGCGGGACGGTGATCCTCGGCGACGTCGGCTACCACGTCGGCAGCGAGAGCCCGCTCCGGACCCGGCTGATGGCACGGACGATGGGGGTGTACGGTCGGGTGGGTCCGACGCTCGATTTCAGGCTCACGATCCGGAACGAGGCGACGTTCCGGCGGTCGATCCGGGACGTCCTCGCCTGGGAGTTCGACCGGGTGATCCCCGGTCACGGCGAGGTGATCGAGAGCGGCGGGAAACGGGCGGTGATCGAGGGGTTCGACCGGTTGCTGTCGTCCTGA
- a CDS encoding cation diffusion facilitator family transporter, with protein MSGHHRHGHDHSGHAMRPLTIALAINTTFFVVELAGALYSGSLTLLADAVHMLTDSASLGLALLAAWLATRPPDSVRTYGYGRTEVLAALANGLLLVATVGYILYEAVGRFVDPPAVQPEVIVVVGLVGLGANLAAAYVLVDDRENLNVRGAFLHLIADAASSVATVGVGVALLYTDYLVLDPLFAVLISVVILYSTRGLLADSLNVLLQGTPRDVDVEGIRGFLADLDSVEDVHDVHVWALSSNQYALSAHLVVGEEADSDRVLASSRSGLHERFGVDHATIQIESPTFEHRVSIDCYDADDRRD; from the coding sequence ATGAGCGGACACCACCGCCACGGCCACGACCACTCCGGTCACGCGATGCGGCCGCTCACGATAGCGCTCGCGATCAACACGACGTTCTTCGTCGTCGAACTCGCGGGTGCGCTCTACTCGGGATCGCTGACGCTGCTCGCGGACGCGGTCCACATGCTCACCGACAGCGCGAGTCTCGGGCTGGCGCTGCTCGCCGCGTGGCTTGCGACCCGACCACCGGACTCGGTCCGGACCTACGGCTACGGACGAACGGAGGTGCTCGCGGCGCTCGCGAACGGGCTCCTGCTCGTCGCCACAGTCGGCTACATCCTCTACGAGGCGGTCGGTCGGTTCGTCGACCCGCCGGCCGTCCAACCCGAAGTGATCGTCGTCGTCGGTCTCGTCGGGCTGGGGGCGAACCTCGCGGCCGCCTACGTTCTCGTCGACGACCGCGAGAATCTGAACGTCCGGGGCGCGTTCCTCCACCTGATCGCCGACGCCGCGAGCAGCGTCGCGACCGTCGGCGTGGGCGTCGCGCTGCTCTACACGGACTACCTCGTCCTCGACCCGCTGTTCGCCGTCCTCATCTCGGTCGTCATCCTCTACTCGACGCGAGGGCTGCTCGCCGACAGCCTGAACGTCCTCTTGCAGGGCACCCCGCGTGACGTCGACGTCGAGGGGATTCGGGGGTTCCTCGCGGACCTCGACAGCGTGGAGGACGTCCACGACGTCCACGTCTGGGCGCTCTCGTCGAACCAGTACGCGCTCTCGGCTCACCTCGTGGTCGGCGAGGAGGCAGACTCCGATCGGGTGCTCGCCAGCTCTCGGAGCGGTCTGCACGAGCGCTTCGGTGTGGACCACGCGACGATACAGATCGAGTCGCCGACGTTCGAGCACCGCGTCTCGATCGACTGCTACGACGCGGACGACCGGCGAGACTGA
- the epsC gene encoding serine O-acetyltransferase EpsC, with translation MRLSYDGDAHERLLERYREDAEPFPTETAMNFPPRNHWHEEVGLLKRLLFPRCWNADALVYDSSVVLNEIEKLGALVSRGVRPFSNGEPSEAVESVLDRLPELRDALKRDAEAAYKGDPAANSYIEILRSYPGFRAITIQRFAHMLYETGNTEYARELTEYGKTVTGIDIHPGAEIGEYFFIDHGTGVVIGETATVGDWVRIYQDVTLGALHFEEEEDDEKTLKKGYKRHPDIGDHVVIGAGTKVLGPVEIGDHVSIGANSWITEPVPDHTKVYVAEHPTLERKRQD, from the coding sequence ATGAGGCTCAGCTACGACGGGGACGCACACGAACGGCTCCTCGAACGCTACCGGGAGGACGCCGAGCCCTTCCCGACGGAGACTGCGATGAACTTCCCGCCCAGGAACCACTGGCACGAGGAGGTAGGGCTGCTGAAACGACTGCTGTTCCCCCGGTGCTGGAACGCGGACGCGCTCGTCTACGACAGCTCGGTGGTACTGAACGAGATCGAGAAACTCGGCGCGCTCGTCTCCAGGGGCGTCCGGCCCTTCTCGAACGGGGAGCCCTCGGAGGCGGTCGAGAGCGTGCTGGACCGGCTCCCGGAGCTACGGGACGCGCTCAAGAGGGACGCGGAGGCGGCGTACAAGGGCGACCCGGCGGCGAACAGCTACATCGAGATACTCCGGTCGTACCCGGGCTTTCGCGCGATCACGATCCAGCGCTTCGCACATATGCTCTACGAGACCGGAAACACCGAGTACGCCCGCGAACTGACCGAGTACGGCAAGACGGTGACGGGGATCGACATCCACCCCGGTGCGGAGATCGGCGAGTACTTCTTCATCGATCACGGGACCGGCGTCGTGATCGGCGAGACGGCAACGGTCGGTGACTGGGTCCGGATCTACCAGGACGTTACGCTAGGGGCGCTTCACTTCGAAGAGGAGGAGGACGACGAGAAGACCCTGAAGAAGGGCTACAAGCGTCACCCCGACATCGGGGACCACGTCGTGATCGGCGCCGGGACGAAGGTGCTTGGCCCCGTCGAGATCGGCGATCACGTGAGCATCGGCGCGAACTCGTGGATCACCGAGCCGGTCCCGGATCACACCAAGGTCTACGTCGCCGAACACCCGACGCTCGAACGGAAACGGCAGGACTGA